The following coding sequences lie in one Lytechinus pictus isolate F3 Inbred unplaced genomic scaffold, Lp3.0 scaffold_20, whole genome shotgun sequence genomic window:
- the LOC129283181 gene encoding protein CIP2A homolog L-like, which yields MEATSVVRSVVLAANQYSRNQSDANLAHLQSRLDVLIGITSRDKSLSYFCPRQLLPSECLTCLVDLVNDPVTPLDLALKTMVLLFNLAADCDVRETLQVTFNLPASLALFLKVQRGSPNETVIGQCVQLLQRVTYNYRIIYPNNYVEDLIQFLLTQILGPESDLVMPCLGLLANLCRQNVSIQAHIKAMNNLKSISKTLIRFLSHSSRTNIIFSLSILTSLCLNEELGDKLFNPRNINQTFQLIFNILINGDGVVTRRYAVDLLIDLLKSPRIQQSLLLFEHFQLCLHKVLGLLPTQDEESVCKLFELMLTFCSVSGLRPTICRSIMSSTNQGMDQSEAFFAVVKWASRPVQSNNTVSLLALDLLREVYEEMLDSGLVTQLSPRTDVTIPMATGLILPLDELEGPFTKHKLTKISRVMCLLMTLSCDEGTRSELSRVMNFDPCLSIVEYQLDNNQVAVSKTRVINDDCDWSDAGVGAILHIVDLMVTLQSNVPQLKTTLIQLLQDHRLVPFMAHGLSSRDRERVHVSLRLIRAASTLQEFPTIILGECIASNNSHNIQTSHQDHQIDSAAPHNLNQSQTNNYEMSMMAANLEVTRSKVTKADNAGLDKLIDRMQTGLDLKDVKASEIMDVYEHKLSALATKESHLQDLLEAKALALAQADRLLAQYRCRKAQADNEARKLRSMIQESEKRSEEYRDELSEKTVEKERMVGEMKAMMAQIERLEAVAREHERLTAAHADLGQRLESLKETLESEKKERASLLELHEMLTKHSEALKNKHETTLGQLEDLESQHKNTIKQLHLTEGRLGEVQEELKDTERTLRKTEREREELEGAIDKLRGELAKAEQAKKKLSQQVSKLETDCRQQKSTVREKDALISQQKEELNKQQQLTLMIHSLTSKQQEK from the exons CTGCGGATTGTGATGTCAGGGAAACACTTCAAGTGACCTTTAACCTCCCAGCATCCCTTGCACTGTTCCTGAAAGTTCAGCGGGGTTCACCGAATGAGACAGTCATTGGACAA TGTGTCCAGCTTCTACAGAGAGTGACATACAACTACAGGATTATCTACCCTAACAATTATGTGGAGGATTTGATCCAGTTTTTACTAACACAGAT TCTTGGTCCAGAATCAGACCTAGTGATGCCTTGTTTGGGTCTTCTTGCGAACTTGTGCAGACAGAATGTTTCTATTCAGGCCCATATCAAAGCCATG AATAATCTGAAATCAATCAGTAAGACGCTGATTAGATTCTTATCTCACAGCAGCCGGACAAACAtcatcttctctctctccatcctaACCAGTCTGTGTCTTAATGAAGAACTTGGTGATAAG CTCTTCAATCCCCGTAACATCAATCAAACATTTCAGCTAATTTTTAACATTCTGATCAACGGTGATGGCGTTGTGACGCGTCGCTACGCTGTTGACCTTCTGATTGACCTTTTGAAGAGTCCCAGGATACAACAGAGTCTTCTCTT GTTTGAGCATTTTCAGCTGTGTTTACACAAGGTCTTGGGTTTATTACCAACACAAGATGAAGAATCAGTTTGTAAG cTTTTTGAGTTGATGTTGACGTTCTGCAGTGTGTCGGGACTCCGCCCAACGATCTGCCGTAGCATCATGTCATCGACCAATCAGGGAATGGACCAATCAGAAGCCTTCTTTGCCGTGGTCAAGTGGGCCTCACGTCCGGTCCAGAGTAATAATACAGTCTCGCTGCTAGCCCTGGATCTACTACGAGAGGTGTATGAG GAGATGTTGGATTCGGGTCTTGTGACCCAGCTGTCTCCGCGTACCGATGTCACTATCCCCATGGCAACGGGATTAATCCTCCCTCTGGATGAGCTAGAGGGTCCGTTCACCAAACATAAACTCACCAAGATCTCAAGGGTTATGTGTCTTCTTATGA CTCTGAGCTGTGACGAGGGAACGAGGTCAGAGTTGAGTCGGGTCATGAACTTTGACCCCTGTCTGTCCATCGTAGAATACCAGCTTGATAACAACCAGGTCGCTGTAAGTAAGACGAGGGTCATCAACGATGATTGTGATTGGAG TGACGCGGGCGTTGGAGCCATTCTGCATATAGTCGATCTGATGGTGACGTTGCAATCAAATGTACCACAGCTCAAGACTACACTGATACAACTACTTCAG GATCATCGGTTGGTTCCCTTTATGGCACATGGTCTTAGTTCAAGGGACAGGGAGAGAGTCCATGTTAGTCTCAGGCTCATCAGGGCTGCTTCAACGCTTCAAGAATTCCCCACGATAAT TCTTGGTGAATGCATCGCCTCCAACAACTCCCACAATATCCAGACCTCACACCAGGACCATCAGATTGACTCAGCAGCACCCCATAACCTCAACCAGTCACAAACCAACAACTATGAGATGTCCATGATGGCGGCCAACCTAGAggtcacaaggtcaaaggtcacaaagGCAGACAACGCTGGTTTGGATAAGCTTATTGATAGAATGCAGACAGGCTTGGAT CTGAAAGACGTCAAAGCATCAGAGATTATGGATGTATATGAGCACAAACTCTCAGCACTTGCT ACAAAAGAAAGTCACCTACAAGATCTCCTGGAAGCGAAAGCATTGGCGCTAGCCCAAGCAGACAGGCTGCTAGCTCAGTATAGGTGCAGGAAAGCTCAGGCAGACAATGAG GCCCGGAAGCTTCGTTCCATGATCCAAGAATCAGAGAAGAGAAGTGAGGAATATCGAGATGAGCTCAGCGAGAAGACTGTCGAGAAAGAGAGGATGGTGGGCGAGATGAAAGCCATGATGGCTCAGATTGAGAGACTGGAGGCGGTTGCTAGGGAACACGAGAGGTTAACAGCCGCCCATGCTGACCTGGGTCAAAG GTTAGAGAGTTTGAAAGAGACTCTGGAGTccgagaagaaagagagagctAGTCTCTTGGAGCTACATGAAATGCTTACTAAGCACAGCGAAGCGTTGAAGAACAAACATGAAAC AACGCTTGGACAGCTCGAAGACCTCGAGAGCCAGCACAAGAATACGATAAAGCAGCTCCACCTGACGGAGGGTCGGCTTGGTGAGGTCCAGGAAGAGCTGAAAGATACGGAGAGAACGTTGAGGAAGACGGAGCGGGAGAGGGAAGAACTAGAAGGGGCCATCGACAAACTGAGAGGCGAGCTGGCGAAGGCCGAACAGGCCAAGAAGAAACTATCGCAGCAG GTGTCGAAGCTTGAGACGGATTGCCGGCAGCAGAAGAGCACCGTCCGGGAGAAGGACGCCCTCATCAGTCAGCAGAAGGAAGAACTGAATAAACAGCAGCAATTGACCCTGATGATACACAGTTTAACCAGtaaacaacaagaaaaataa
- the LOC129282914 gene encoding uncharacterized protein LOC129282914 has translation MMENDFSSLLRIEVIDHGEQERGRTETRCSVCLLSNSMKAYLLTCGHRVCDSCNALVNSGDTTVFCVSCQIRNVSPNPNQEVTSTESSFPPISSSSLSSEKNEILKTQLAKLHHLDEAVYKPLGKHFDRVLQMIKNGLDKNVKLVEAHFEEIVDVMEKRKKKIIRSLKQNTKANKIMIENRKKAMEKERVQLKEYTGRLQNRVRNLSNGKRSEIVLNSFLSEVDGFQRKARKMSTENSVTELDDLEVVNNSDVEVTIKDAVEQMTTLREKTQHLKSRVGTPTSSLSWSLEESSSRKGRPTSHLVPTPPRRTKSLSPKPCSPRVPVTPRDQRSEADGCEPQVLQNNRYLPDITSLPPPGTEPPARRTESGQPSALPAQDASIRELYDGPHRSCRGSKSCERSLQKTQERSAKRTLPNIPLIQEGRALANSRRPRVKYQTLLQDNDEVERPSGICRLQSGMDGAVAVADCGRGRILDVSLDGRVTGSSSVWEDDGESVKAQGVFDVTQMDGGCLVVSDSQRKEVILFDEGRRVHSLQLPEQIDPRGVTSHGHRVFICDQGNHCVQMLDLRDKHDCKPKSTAIALSKPSEEGMVCPYYASIDQTGNRLLVSDYGAGALILARTDNAQPPLRVKLVASHLTSRHGPPSTATNIEIRPTGVAWLPDGRGAVVADQIGHRLVVVDEELRVVGSFGQQGAGDGEFLFPHGITFVRDDILSVCDMNNARIQFISLESILASINE, from the exons ATGATGGAGAACGATTTTAGTTCTCTTTTGAGGATAGAAGTAATAGATCATGGAGAACAGGAGAGAGGTCGCACTGAAACACGATGTTCTGTGTGCTTGTTGTCTAATTCGATGAAAGCTTACCTCCTGACATGTGGCCATAGGGTTTGTGACAGTTGTAACGCTCTGGTTAATAGCGGGGACACCACTGTCTTTTGCGTGTCCTGCCAGATTCGAAACGTGTCCCCCAACCCGAATCAAGAGGTCACATCCACCGAATCATCTTTTCCGCCGATAAGCTCATCGTCGTTGTCGAGTGAGAAGAACGAGATCTTGAAGACACAGCTAGCGAAGCTTCACCATCTCGACGAAGCTGTCTACAAACCTCTTGGAAAGCACTTCGACAGGGTGCTCCAGATGATTAAAAACGGTCTCGACAAAAATGTTAAGCTGGTCGAGGCACACTTCGAAGAAATCGTCGACGTCatggaaaagaggaaaaagaagatcATTAGGTCGTTGAAACAAAACACGAAGGCGAATAAGATTATGATTGAAAATAGAAAGAAGGCGATGGAAAAGGAGAGAGTGCAGTTAAAAGAGTACACAGGGCGACTACAGAACAGAGTACGCAATCTGTCAAATGGAAAGCGTTCTGAGATTGTGCTCAACTCCTTTCTATCTGAGGTGGACGGCTTTCAAAGGAAAGCAAGAAAAATGAGCACGGAGAACTCTGTCACCGAATTGGACGACCTCGAGGTGGTCAATAATTCCGATGTCGAGGTTACCATCAAGGATGCTGTGGAGCAAATGACAACACTGCGTGAGAAAACCCAGCATCTTAAATCCAGAGTAGGAACACCAACATCTTCTCTGTCTTGGTCCCTCGAAGAATCTTCTTCAAGGAAAGGAAGACCCACGTCTCATCTCGTTCCAACCCCGCCTCGTAGAACGAAGAGTCTGTCACCGAAACCTTGCTCACCAAGGGTACCGGTGACACCTCGGGACCAACGCTCAGAAGCAGATGGTTGCGAGCCCCAGGTCCTCCAGAATAATCGATATCTTCCCGATATCACATCTCTACCACCTCCAGGTACTGAGCCACCCGCCAGAAGAACAGAAAGTGGTCAACCCTCAGCGCTGCCCGCTCAAGATGCTTCTATCAGAGAACTGTACGACGGTCCTCATCGAAGCTGCCGTGGTTCCAAGTCGTGCGAAAGGAGTCTCCAGAAAACGCAAGAACGTTCTGCCAAAAGGACTTTGCCGAATATCCCTCTCATCCAGGAAGGAAGAGCTCTAGCCAACTCACGTAGGCCCAGAGTAAAGTATCAAACACTCCTGCAAGATAATGATGAGGTAGAACGGCCCTCAGGAATCTGTCGACTTCAAAGCGGTATGGACGGTGCGGTTGCCGTGGCAGACTGCGGACGCGGTAGGATCTTGGATGTTAGTTTGGATGGGAGAGTGACGGGGTCGTCATCCGTGTGGGAAGATGATGGAGAGTCGGTCAAGGCCCAGGGAGTTTTTGATGTTACTCAGATGGATGGCGGTTGCCTGGTCGTATCAGATTCACAACGAAAGGAG GTCATCCTATTTGACGAAGGACGGAGGGTTCATTCCCTACAACTTCCTGAGCAAATTGACCCTCGAGGTGTGACGTCACACGGTCACCGCGTCTTCATCTGCGACCAAGGAAACCACTGTGTTCAGATGTTAGATCTTCGTGACAAGCATGACTGCAAACCCAAATCCACGGCCATTGCTCTCAGCAAACCAAGTGAAGAGGGCATGGTATGTCCGTACTACGCATCAATCGATCAAACTGGTAATCGTTTACTCGTCAGCGACTACGGCGCCGGTGCGCTTATTCTCGCGCGCACTGATAACGCACAACCTCCGCTCCGCGTCAAACTCGTGGCTTCGCATCTGACGTCACGTCATGGACCACCGAGTACGGCTACCAATATCGAGATCAGACCGACGGGCGTGGCGTGGCTGCCGGATGGACGCGGTGCCGTGGTCGCTGACCAGATCGGGCACCGGCTCGTGGTCGTTGACGAGGAGCTCAGGGTGGTGGGTAGTTTTGGACAACAGGGTGCCGGAGATGGGGAGTTTCTTTTTCCACATGGAATCACTTTCGTACGAGACGATATTCTCAGCGTATGTGACATGAACAATGCCCGAATACAGTTTATCAGCTTGGAGTCAATACTGGCTAGCATAAACGAGTAG